In Procambarus clarkii isolate CNS0578487 chromosome 6, FALCON_Pclarkii_2.0, whole genome shotgun sequence, one DNA window encodes the following:
- the LOC138354701 gene encoding LOW QUALITY PROTEIN: glutamine-rich protein 2-like (The sequence of the model RefSeq protein was modified relative to this genomic sequence to represent the inferred CDS: inserted 2 bases in 1 codon), whose translation MVPGLCPGVQSSGTKTVPRGTEQLCQDCALEYRATVPGLYPGCTRGVEQRGVEQRGVEQRGVEQRGVEQRGVEQRGVEQRGVEQRGVEQRGVEQRGVEQRGVEQRGVEQRGVEQGGLEQRGVEQRGVEQRGVEQRGVEQRGVEQRGVEQRGVEQRGVEQRGVEQRGVEQRGVEQRGVEQRGVEQRGVEQRGVEQRGVEQRGVEQRGVEQRGVEQRGVEQRGVEQRGVEQRGVEQRGVEQRGVEQRXVEQRGVEQRGVEQRGLHKRGLHKRGLHKRGLHTEGCTCSLAAP comes from the exons atggtgccaggactgtgccctggggtacagagcagcggtacaaAGACTGTGCCCAGGGGTACAGAGCAGCTGTGCCAAGACTGTGCCCTGGAGTACAGAGCAACGGTgccaggactgtaccctggg TGTACGAGAGGGGTTGAACAGAGAGGGGTTGAACAGAGAGGGGTTGAACAGAGAGGGGTTGAACAGAGAGGGGTTGAACAGAGAGGGGTTGAACAGAGAGGGGTTGAACAGAGAGGGGTTGAACAGAGAGGGGTTGAACAGAGAGGGGTTGAACAGAGGGGGGTTGAACAGAGGGGGGTTGAACAGAGGGGGGTTGAACAGAGGGGGGTTGAACAGGGGGGGTTG GAACAGAGAGGGGTTGAACAGAGAGGGGTTGAACAGAGAGGGGTTGAACAGAGAGGGGTTGAACAGAGAGGGGTTGAACAGAGAGGGGTTGAACAGAGAGGGGTTGAACAGAGAGGGGTTGAACAGAGAGGGGTTGAACAGAGAGGGGTTGAACAGAGAGGGGTTGAACAGAGAGGGGTTGAACAGAGAGGGGTTGAACAGAGAGGGGTTGAACAGAGAGGGGTTGAACAGAGAGGGGTTGAACAGAGGGGGGTTGAACAGAGGGGGGTTGAACAGAGGGGGGTTGAACAGAGAGGGGTTGAACAGAGAGGGGTTGAACAGAGAGGGGTTGAACAGAGAGGGGTTGAACAGAGAGGGGTTGAACAGAGAGGGGTTGAACAGAG GGTTGAACAGAGAGGGGTTGAACAGAGAGGGGTTGAACAGAGAGGGCTGCACAAGAGAGGGCTACACAAGAGAGGGCTACACAAGAGAGGGCTACACACAGAGGGCTGCACATGCAGTTTAGCAGCGCCTTAA